From one Nothobranchius furzeri strain GRZ-AD chromosome 2, NfurGRZ-RIMD1, whole genome shotgun sequence genomic stretch:
- the LOC107377247 gene encoding protein jagunal homolog 1-B, with protein MASREGPRATGTDGSDFQHRERVASHYQMSVALKSEIRKLNIVHLLIWVLLAAQVTVSQLSLVSHKVVATPYQWEYPYLLSIIPTVFSFLALPRNNISYLVISMISAGLFCIAPLIYGGMEMFPVAQQLYRHGKAYRFIFGFSAVLVMYLIIIIAVQVHGWQIYYSKKLLDQWFTTTQEKKKK; from the exons ATGGCTTCTCGAGAAGGTCCGAGAGCAACAGGAACAGATGGCAGTGACTTTCAGCACAGGGAGCGAGTTGCTTCCCACTACCAGATGAG TGTCGCCTTGAAGTCTGAAATCCGCAAACTCAACATTGTCCACCTGCTGATCTGGGTTCTGTTGGCTGCTCAG GTGACAGTGAGCCAACTGAGCCTCGTGTCCCACAAAGTGGTGGCCACCCCATACCAGTGGGAATACCCGTACCTCCTGAGCATCATTCCCACAGTCTTCAGCTTCCTGGCATTGCCTCGGAACAACATCAGCTACCTTGTCATCTCCATGATCAGCGCTGGGCTCTTCTGCATTGCGCCGCTCATCTATGGAGGCATGGAGATGTTTCCCGTGGCTCAGCAGCTGTACCGCCACGGCAAAGCTTATCGCTTCATTTTTGGCTTCTCCGCCGTGTTGGTTATgtaccttatcatcatcatcgctGTGCAGGTGCATGGCTGGCAGATCTACTACAGCAAGAAGCTGCTGGACCAGTGGTTCACCACCAcacaggagaagaagaagaaatga